TTTGCTAGATTTGAGGTGCAGTCTTGGGCAGTTGGCACAGGTTCTGCCTGACGTGTAGCAGATAAAAATGGCCCTTGCCCAGTGAAAAGGGCATGGCAGGAGGCCTCCCCAGACCCCTCGTGTTCCCGACTGCCCACGGCCCGTAACCCACAAGCACACGTGCACATGGCTCCGCGCAGGCCTCTGTCGTCCACGTTATCTGTGCCCCGCGTCTCCCccaccagcctccctgcctccagcctcccccAGCCAGTCCACCAGAAATATCTTTGTAAAACACAGTCTTGAGGCTTAAGACCCATTAATGGTGGTGCCCCTCTGTCTATAGGGTAAATCCATCCAACTCCTAGTTCTTTCAGGTCTTGGCCCCAAACCACCTTTCAGCATCTTGTCTGGGAACAAGAAGCAGCCATAGAACTGAGGTGAACGGCTCGGGGTTCCCGACTATGCGGGATTAAACTCACAGGCTCCATGTCTCATGAGCTGAGTGAGAGTCTGAGCAGGTTATCCCATCCACGTGCTTTAGCTCCCTGATACTGTAGGTTGTTGAGAGGATGGCATGAGATAACACATTCCTGGGATGACCGCAGGCATGTCTCTTTTCCTCACCGAGTCTCAAATTACCTATTAAAAGGAAGAGATAGACTCATTGCCTTTCGGAtcagtaaatgtttttaaagtgatATTTCTTCATGTAGTTGTATGTGGTGAGACAAATATGTGTTATTAGCTCAACCTTTCTGGAAAGCAAAGTCGAAAGACTAAAAACATGTTTATACTCTATGTGTATGAATAATCTAAGGGGAAATTCAAATTGTGGAcaaagatttatatttaaaagatttttacctCAGTGTTTCCCCACCACCCTGGTGTGTTTTTACatccttgaaaaacaaaacacatagaTGACAAACATTGGGATAACAGTAagtattactactactactactagtactactaagtcgcttcagtcgtgtccgactctgtgcgaccccatagacagcagctcaccaggctctgccatccctgggattctccaggcaagaacactggagtgggatgccatttccttctccaatgcatgaaagtgaaaagtgagagtgaagtggctcagttgtgtccgactcttcacgaccccatggactgcagcctaccaggctcccccgtccacgggattttccaggcaagagtactggagtggggtaccattgccttctccgacagtaagtattgggttagccaaaaagttcatccagGGTTTTCCATAGTAAACCCCAAACAAATTAACTTTTTGGCTAACTCAGTATTTATTTGTGTCTCACTCAAAACTTGTATGTAAGAATTAAAAGTGTTTATGAAGAATATTTCACTATGTTGAAAATGCttataatgtataatttaaaGTGAATAAAGTGCATACAAAATTGTataatatatactgtatgatcttggtgataataaaaatattatttttacttataattAAAATGATCTTTGGTGAATCTATGGTACTGTATTCCcttctttgttgttttctgtgttttccaaatatttaagaGTGGGCATGCatttttatgggcttccttggtggctcagttggtaaagaatctgccggcaattacagagacacaggttcgatccctgggttaggacgattccctggagaacggaatggctatatactccagtattcttgcctggagaattccatggacagagaatcctggtgggctacagtccatggggtcacaaagagtcagacgcaagtaagcaactaacactttcacttttatcatgcATTTGTTATATAATAATGGTTTTAGAAAGAGCTGAGTTATGTTGAAAACATTAAATGAAAGGGCAGAACGCTTGATGTTAGAGTTCCTGTCTGGCTTTTAACAATCTCTCTGACTCTAACGTTCTAGAACCATCCACGGAGTCTGAGGGGTGACTGCAGAGGCCCAGACCCCCCAAGGCCCGTCTACCTTCAGTGACAAGTGGCGGCAGGCAGGTCTGGTGCCTGGAGTCAGCAACTCGCCAAGCACGGGGGTTCGCCGAGTGCAAGTGCATAGCTCCCCTTGAGGTCAGCTGCTTTTCTGAAGTCTTTCTGGAATCTTCCCAAGTGCCCAAGAACCTTCAAGACCATTGGAAGTGGAGCAGTGTGCCAGCCCCCCATTCCTGCCACACTATGGAGTGCTGGGTGCTCTCCATCTACCTGGGGCCAAGGGGGTTTTCTGCCTGAGAGGTGAGCTCTTTCTGCCACTTTGGGCAAAAGGCTCGCTGGAGTCGTTCGCCTCTATGGGCCCCTCTGCTGTCACCTATCTGGACTTTGGGACCCAGCTCACTGGCTCTGTCAGACCCCACATTCCCAACTGCCAGGACATGCAGGTCCGTTTGGCGCGTTGTCCCGAGGACGGAGAGCCTGGAACACATCATTAGAAGGGCTCACTGAGGAGGGACAGCCTGGTCATTCCCAGCCATTTCCTGGGAGGTCAGCCCAGAGGAGCCCCCGCTGGAAGGAAGAATCTCGTCTGAGTTCACTGGGGAGGGCCCAGTGTCTGGGTCCAGCCGGCAGCGTGTCAGGGCTCGTCCAGGACCGTCACGGATCAGCCACGTGTCTGCCCAGTTAGAAACCAGAGAAAAACAGGATTCAGAGGTGGAAAGATGGAGACCGGCTTAGAAAGAGAGAGGCTGACACGCagtgagaggcagagagagacagacacacagggcCTACAATGCAGGAAGGCCATCGAAAGAAGGGACCAGTACCTACAACACGCTCATCCTCGATGCAGTCAGGGAAATGCACGTTAAAGTAGCTGAATGTGCTACTCCACACCTACTAAATTAGCACTCATTAGGGAAATGACAACATCTCATGCTCTGAGGCTGTGGTAAAGCCAGCTTAAACACACTGTCAGGGGCCCTGCAAATTAGCACAGTCTTCTAGGGAAGGAATTAGGCTATACGGCTCTCGAGCTATTAAAATGTTCATCCCCTTGCCTGTGGTAATTAAACTCCTGGGAGTGGGTTGCGAGGAAACaattcaacagaaaaataacaggCTTGTACATTAAAGGATGACAAGTGCAGTGTTCTCCGTTCTGTCCAACACACTATAGGAaggctgctataaatatttacaCAAACAGAGAATATGAAGACTGTGGTACatgcaaataaacagaaaataaaactatcagtacataaaaaataatacatacgtGATCCCACCATCTGGATGTTTGGGCGGCCCCACCCTTGCTTGTGGGGAACAGTGGTCCTTGGCTCCTCACACACTCCTGTCTTCCCAAGGGACCTGCCCTGCCGCTCCCTGTCTGGAGCTCTCTAACCATGAAGCCTGATCCGCAGACCTCAGACTGGTGGGGAGACAGTCTCAGCTGAGGTTGCCCACCTGGCCAGCTCACTTGGGTGGCCCCAGAGAATCTGGGTAATGCCCGCTGAGTCTCTCCAAGGTCATACCCCAAGAAGTCAAGCCTGAACTGACACCATGGAGTTgcattattatttaagaaaagggATAAAGTTTGATTTTGCAGGCTCTGAAGTGTCTTGCTATTTTCAAGCACAGCAATCTGTTTAAGCCAGCTGCAGTCTGGACTCCCAGCTGAAGCATCATGAGGTGAAGGCAATTTATAACAGAAGGCAAAGGGAAGGAGGGCTCATGGGGTCACCTTTCCTGGCCTACCCCAACAGTAGGCACAGATGTGCTTCTGGACTTGAATCATCCAGTTTTCCTCTTCCCCTAGCTCCTGGCGACCATCTCAGAAGCTGGCACTGAGCAGGAATTCAGTAAATCGTGGGTgaataaaaagaagggaaaaaagaccaTGTAGTATGAGTGAGCATGTGTCACTGAACAATTCTGTCTTTATTCAAAGCCCGTCCGGCTTTGCAAATGTGTCCTTAATTGTGCTCTGGAGAAGCTACATCCCCTGTGCTTTCCCTGCTTACTGCCAGGGGATGCCCTTGCCTTACAGGGGGGCTAAGAACATTCAGTGACCATGCCTGTGTCCAGACAAACCAAACCTTGTTCATTCGGCCAGGGCATAGTTACTGGGCACAAAGAGGCTTTGTGATAGTCCCTGCCCTTGATGTGCTTTCAGTCTCATGGGAGAGACAGGAGTAAACAACGAGGAGTAATTTAAAGAGCAATCACATGGCTGCTATAAACAGAGGGAGCAGCAATGGGGAGTGAGAAGATTCGGGAAGCAGGCTCAGGGTCGGGTGGAAGACCAGGCTCCTTGGTGGGGGTGGAAATGGAGCAGGGCTTTGAGGACAAGCAGGATTTTCTCCTCCATGGAAACTAATGGAGGAGAAAATTTCAAGGGGGGGATGTTACAGGAGGTCAAATGCTACAGGGGGATCAGAGAGGATGTGGACCGAAGAGGCTGCCGGATGTGACACTGGGACTAGCAGAAagagacttggaaaaaaaaaagaaattaaaaaaaaaagagagatgtggGAAGGCTCTCAGGCTCTCCAGCCTCTCGTGTCAGCAGAAGCTAGTAGTTAAAAGAGCACAAGCTCTGGAGTCAGCTTGGGTCTCAGCCCCTCTTCTTCTTGGCTGGTCACTTGGGGTAGGTGCCTTAACGTCTCTGTGCTCCCGTGTTCTGACCCACCTCATGCTGGTGTGAAGGATATAGGGGTGCTCTGGACAGTGTCTAGGGGAGAGGGAGTGCTCACCGTGTGCTGGCTGGTCTCCACTCTCAAGGCTCCTTTTGGAATGGAACGTGTAACTCGAATTAAATCAGTGTGGGCGAATTACACGAAGATGCTTTAACTTTCAAGATGAACGTGTCTGGGCGTAATCCTCAATCACGGGGCCTTAGACCGAGAAGCACCAGACATGGAAGCAGCTCCAGGGTGTTAGGAAAAGTTCAGAGATGAGAATCCAGCTTGCGGGTGGAGGTTGGGAAGTGGCTGCGGTAGTGCCGCCTGGAGTGCTCCCGGGGAGGGCCAGGCAGCTCCTGGCGCTCTGGTCCCTCTCAGAAGTGGTCACTGCCGCAGGCAAACAAGCTAGATTATCTGTTAACAACTGTGATTTTCTGTCACCTCAGGCCTGGCCTCAGGCCTCTCTGCTGCCTAGCATGCCCCTGAGATTTCTGCTCAGCTAAGAATCAGCCTTGTGGTGTGGGGATGGTCTGACCTCTGCTGTCCACGGTCTGTCATGGCACAAACTCAGACACTGTCATGGACTCAGaggatgcattttcttttttcagcgtTCTGGACAGTGACTCCCAATATTAACATAGTTTACACtgtgacagggcttcccaggcagtgctagtggtaaagaacgctcctgccaatgcaggagatgttaagaaatccgggttcgatccctgggttgggaagatcccctggaggaggaattggcaacccactccagtattcttgcctggagaatcccatggacagagtccatagggttgcaaagagtcagatacgactgaggaaACTTAGCACACTGTGACAATACAGAAAAATTTCACAAAGCAACTCTTACCTTTACTATGTGTGAACACTCTGatatattctgtattttctattttttatttcatgagtAAGAAAAATTATGATTACAATACAATAAATAGACCTCACAGTCCCAGGCTTTCTCATGCATCTAAAAAACCAATCACTTAGGGAACTAAATTAGTGCCTCCTTTCCCAAACACTAATCAGTGTGTTCCATATCACTTTCAAATTTCTGGCCACACTGAAGGCTGACTGTTTATggaatctattttttctttaaatcaattcatttaaacatttaaaaatgcccACTATAGCTGAAGTAAAATATTGGTGAAATAACAAGTATGAATgttagttatatacatatatataactatatatatatataatacatttatatttatattatatataattcactgttaaaattcaacattcaaaaaatgaagatcgtggcagctggtcctatcacttcatggcaaatggatggggaaaagagtagaaacagtgacagattttattttgttgggctccaaaatcactgtggacggagactgcagccacaaaattaaaagacacttgttctttggaagaaaagctatgacaaacctagaaagagcattaaaaagcagaaacatcactttgctgacaaaggtccaggtggcttttccagtagtcgtgtatggatgtgagagttggaccataaagaaggctgagcgccaaaagaattgatgcttttgaactgtggtgttgaagaagactcttgagagtcccttggacagcaagatcaaaccagtcaatcctaaaggaaatcaatcctaaatattctttggaaggactgatgctgaagctgaagctccaatattttgaccacctgatgcaaagagccaactcattggaaaagaccctgatattgggaaagactgagagcagggggagagggagagacagaggacgagatggttagatagcatcaccgagtcaatggagtttgagcaagctctgggagacggtgaaggacaaggaagcctggcatgctgcagtccatggggttgcaaagttagacatgacttagtgactgaacaaaagaaaaacactgaaaaaaaatttaattatcaaaataaaaaatgttttcataccTCCTAAAATCATCTTGCAGCAGTGTCTGCATTCCTCACTTTGGGAATCACATATTCAAAGATTGGTCCAAACATCTCATTTTCAGTGGGGGCAGTGAGGCCCAGAGGGATGAATTCACTTTCGGAGGTCTAGTTTCTCAGTCAGTGGGAAGGTCAGTCTggtcaggagagagaaaagagaaaataaaggaatcaAAGTCTTATCAGTCTTAACATTTTTGGAGAGAGGCCCTACCCTGTAATCTCATCGGAGCCCAGATATCAGTGTAGAGCTACCTTGGCAGAGCCATTTTAAGCCTGGATCTTAGATACTCTTATCTTTGGAGGTCCTGATCCATATCATATCACATGTATTACAAGACGTGCCCATTGACCcttattaatttcaatttttctattttcttctacttGTATTTTGAAGCCAATGGATTTTTGAAGCTTCAACAATTTTTTGCAGGTCCTAGGATTACAGCCTGCCATGCCTAATGAATAAAGTGGCCCTGggactggtaaagaatctcatCAAAGACACACTAAAGAACCATTTAATTAGCCCTTTCTCCTGGTATCTTTAATGGGTAATGTGGACAGGCCACTGACAACTAAATGAATGAGTTTCCAGTGGAAAAATCTTTGCTGTTCTGAGAGTCCAGTGGAGGCAGTGCTGCTGCAGGTAGGCTAAGTGCCATGTGACTGGCAAGGTGCTctcactctgtgcctcagtctccttatTAAGTAAAACAAAGGGATTAGATTCCAAGAGAGTCAATAATCTAGAAATCAAGTTCTTGGCTTCTTCACAGTAACCTTTCTACCAGTTTTCCAGGTACGACTAATAAGGAGATCAGGAGCATTTATTGCAGAAAGGTCTGGAAGGGTATACACCAAGTTACTGACACGAATTATTTCCAGAGGGAGAAAATGGAAAGCAATGatgacagattctttacacatCTTGAATTATTTCACTTGTTACATTAAGCACGTTATCACTTTTGTAATGAAAACATTGATAAAGAACAGTTAAAGAAAAGCAACCACTTTACTCATTTAAAAACACCGATTAAGAGTGTGTATCTAATGCACATGGTCTGTCACGTTAAAAAGAGTGAATAAGCTCACCAAAAACTAAAATCCCAAAGCATTAGTCTATAGCAGAAGTTTGATGAAGCAGAAGCATCAGGGGTGCCTCTGGGGTTTTATGACATTCCCCTGGCCTGAGTCCTATTCCAGTGCACTCCCCTGTAATTACATGAATTAATGTGAGTAATGAATCACAGTGCCTGCCAACAGCAAGTACTCTATCTCCCAATGAGGTCCCACAGAATCCAGGTCTTTACATCCTGCTAAATGGGATAAATAGCACATATTGTTGAAAGCAGGGATGTCCCTTCATTCCCAGCCAAGGCCACCTTGAATGGCTCCACCTACTAATCTATTAAGATTTGCTGATCTAGGCGGGTAGCCCTGACCTGCCTTCAGTTGCTGCTAACCAGGTTAACTTAGAAAAACTAGGTACTGGTCAGCATATTCTCTATCACATCACCTGTTTGTCTCCTTCATAGTGCTCATCACGATAGAAAACTCTTGGTTTGTCATCTGTTGTCTGCCTTTTCACTAGAGTGTAAGCTCCCGGAGGGCTAGGACCCTGTTTGCCTTGTTCACTGCTATAGCCCAAATGCACGCCCAgcacagagtagatgctcaataaatattcctCCCCTGCACCTCCTCAAATCACAGGTCAGGTTTCCTTCCCAAGATTATTCTTGATTGTTGACGTtgaccttcacttttcactttgaactACATGTGACCTCTATTAAAACCTGTGTGTATGGCTACCAGGCACAAGGACTTGGCATAAAGAGAAATATATTGAAACATAAACAGAGGCCAACTAATTAATTAAGGAAAGTCTGTTGCTTGCACCTCAGGTTTACAGCAGGCATATAATTCCACTTGTTATGATTTGTTTGCTCCTTGTCCCTAAGTTTGAAGCAGCCAAGGTCATTCAGTGAGTGAGCgatagtcgctgagttgtgtccagctctctgtgaccccatggattgtagcctgccaggctcctctgtccatggaactctccaggcaagaatactggagtgggttgccatttccttctccagggttgaaGCAGCCAAGGTCATTCAAGGGGCCCCAAATTCAAAACTCACCTGCCTTGGAGGCTCAAACAGTCTCTTTTCCATCAGCTTAACACATACAGTATCTAGAGCCTAAAAACTTTTTATGCAGGCTTCAAATTAAAATAGTTCACTGGGTCAAAGGCTTGCCTTTGGTCCAAGGTGCAGGAGGGTCAATGAATGTTGGCTAAGTCCCGAAACCGCAGCTTGGCTCTTTCTTAAATTGATTTGTGGACTGTTTCCAGGAAACCAAAGATGATCGGTCCACCTGGCAGCAGGCAGGCTGCGAACTGGAGGCGATTCTGCCCTGGCCAAGGGCCATGGCCCTCTTGTGGCCCCAAGGAAGGCAGCATTTCATCGGGCCTTTTGGACGTTCTGGCGGGCGGCCGGCTTCTCCCGCCGCGGCGGGCTCTCCACGCGGTGCACAGACGTCTCCACACGCAGGGACGAGGCCCTGACGTGGCGGGAAGCCGTCTCTGTGAGCTGCGAGGCGGTTTCCACGTGCTGGGAGGACACCTCGAGGACTCGAGGGAGTCGCTTCCCAGAGGGGGAGACGGAGGGCCCCTCGCTGCTGCGATAGGTGGTCTCCACCTGCCGGGAAGATGTCCGCACGTGACGGTAGGATGTCTCCACGCGGTGGGACGAGGTCTCCACGCTGACCGTCGCCTTCTCCTCGGAGCAGATGGATTCCGCCCGGGCCGGAGAGGGCTTTCCCCGAAGGGGTGAGGCCATCTTATGGGGGTAACAGGGCCAAGCTGACCTTTGGAGGCCCCACAGCCCCACGATCCCCGAAGGATTATTTTATACGGTGAGGAGCGACGTCACATGCCATTGTGATGCAGGGAGAGCGGTGGTCGAGGGTCCCGCGACCCACGTGGAGGCACCGTGATCTAGGGGCGGGGAGGCCTAAGATTCCTTGGGAACCCTGGGTTAGTCCCCTCGAGAGCCCCCGCACCGCCCCCTATCCTGTCAAGAGCCTGTCCAGGTGGAGGCGGGGTTGGGGCGGGGCGGGCCCTGGATGGGCGGAGCCACCCGCCCCCTTGCGAAGCTGTGCCCGCCCCCGCATCCCACACCGCCCCGCGGCAGGAAGGGAACGCCGCGACTTCCGGACCTTCCCCGTTTCTCCGATCCTGGCTGTGTGGGGTTGTTGGGGACTTAGAGTGTCTGCTGGTGATGGCCGCGGCCGTCGCTATGGAGACAGGTGAGTAGCGCTCTGAGCCTCGCGTTTTGTCAAATAGAAACTGTCCCGGGCCCAGACACCTGCTTCCCGGGATTTTTTGAGAATCCAGGCCCAACTCCCGGCAGAGTGAGTGATCGGAGCGGGAGGGACCAGGGCTTTTTTAGCGTCTGGAAGGGTGAAGGTAATTTGGCCTtttcagaatttgttttgttGGCCGATCCTTTCTCCCCGTTAGTTATTCAAACACTGGCCCCACCGGCTTCCGGCAAGACTAAAGGAGAGATTTTGGATCATAAACCGCTTCCTCGAGTTGTATTTTTGCATCTCAGATGAGCTTGCCTAAGTTTAAAATATCGTCAGCGAACTCTTGGATTACTGTGCCACTGACGGGTCTCACCTAAGCACGCGTTTCTTGATCTTGCATACTCACCAGGGTCTCTTTCATCTTGCATTCTGAACGTCTCTTGATGGATTTagcatttactttgtttttgCTAAGCTTGATCACTTAACAGCTTGTAACTTATTATCAAACTAAGGCAAGGCACATTGCTGCAGCTTATCCTAGTGATCACTGTGAAGTTCCA
The DNA window shown above is from Bos javanicus breed banteng chromosome 19, ARS-OSU_banteng_1.0, whole genome shotgun sequence and carries:
- the C19H17orf100 gene encoding uncharacterized protein C17orf100 homolog yields the protein MASPLRGKPSPARAESICSEEKATVSVETSSHRVETSYRHVRTSSRQVETTYRSSEGPSVSPSGKRLPRVLEVSSQHVETASQLTETASRHVRASSLRVETSVHRVESPPRREKPAARQNVQKAR